CAGTATCTGACATATTATTGCCCCAAACATTTACACAAGCAACTCAAAATGTGTGGGGACCCAGTCTGAGTATCCAGGTTAATTTCAAGTAGCAGAGTACTATCACATGTAAGACACAAACCACACTGTCAAGTTCGGTTTTGAGATTACAGTTGAAAGCCAGACAAGGAAATTAACCAACAGGCAATAATAGACTAATGTACTGTGGATCGCTGTCTTgagtgctcacagccagcaatttcaaacctggcgagacgatataaccagacacactctgtcgatgacaggccacgaactgggagaccagcAGTAACAACACTTGCCCAAGATCGACAggtcattctgcagcatcttcgtgatgtcagttgttaatcagcacaataaaaagtcactgcacctgctctaaaagagagtttgtcatttttcagtcacatctagtgaattttatccaaatataagtgatcagattcttttgatgctcagtgtgtgtgtgtgtgtgtgtgtgtgtatatatgtatatatatataaaataatcccTTTAGTGATATTTCTgttaaatggaaagaaaaaaagcaaataagaatatGCACAGTGAGAAACACTGTTTTAAGAgcctgattttaaaaaggaaactggGAAGCAAAGGAAACGGAACAGGGAATCTTTAGGTGTAGAGTAAGGCTGGGGTGATGCATCAGTCCATCGTATCATTTAATTACCATCGATTGGTCAAGCATGTgcatcctttttctttttgctactTTTCACACTGCTTTCTCTGGCTGCTTGAGTTTCCACTATGCACATTagcatcactttaaaaaaaaaaacgcaaagaTCACTTTCCAAAAGTAGTCAGCGAGCGAGCGGGTTTTCAGCAAGGCTGGCAGATTGACCAAGTCCTGTGCCTCTGTAAAAGCATTTAATGTGGATTCTATCCTCTTtcttaacaaaacaaagtttaagaaatttactctttttttttttttttttttttttttttgtaaataagttatgTTGTTGCTGAAGACAAAGCATCTGTTACGTGGATTTGCTGTCTAATTATTCCGTGCTTTATTTTCATGCTTTTTCATGCACCAATCAAGACAAAAATAAGGCAAGACACTTTTATTAGAGGAGTTCTGGTTAACCTGGTGACATTTCACTGATGTAGTGGTTTAAATAATTTGGTAGCTAGTCAGTATATTATTAATAGCTCTAAATATATTCTGTTAGTTttggtgattttttatttatttattttaaatttaaggaCATCTGGTAAAAAAAGGGAGGCATCGTCCCAGCCTTGGTATGTAGCCAAAAGGGTTGAGCACTGATCCAAGGTTATAATGAGGTTGCACAgatatgggcaaaagttttgggCCCCCCCCaatataattaactcattttgcttcatagtcgagtgaaatctgctgaataatgccACGTTAACATATCAAATTACAGAccactttgtagctttccatatacgtAATGAAAAACTGATATAAAATATTGTCTCACTCctaagttgataaaaaaaaattatggcaaTAGCTGTATAGTGAGTTCGGACTAAGAactgtccagttctggtcaccacagcaccaTTGTGGCTCTGAAGAGAGTccaagaagagcaaccagacagAGCTGCAGGTTGAAAGAATTAAATCTGTGTAGCCTGGAATCAAGAAGAATCaggggacatgattgaagtctttaaaatcttcaaAGCAgctgacatagttaacccaaatcagcactttaagcacagcacagaaaccaggaccagaggacacggCTGGAAATTAAGTGAAGACTTatgacagagggaaggagacgcTTCTTCGCACAGAGTGGTTAATGTGTGGAATTGGctcctagtcatgctgttgaagcAGAAACAGCTGGATCCTTTAGACCCAACTTggcaaagttctgagatcagtcagctactaggaactggaaaAGCTtcgatggactgaatggcctctcCTCTCATTCGAtagttttgttatatttatgttttaagaccaacaaatatcaaaacagatGTACACACGtgtggaattttattttttttgtcaagtctCTGGTCTGTTCAGTAACATTATTGATGGTTTAAGTTCATATAATGTGGAGGAATAGTATTTGAGGCCAGAGTATATCAAAACATGAATCTGCCACATGTTTCTTCAATTTTGTAGTTACACAGATCTTGCCCAAGCCAGCAGTTCATAGATCTAAATGCATGCATACAATTTCAAATAGGCTACCTTTTAGACCAATACTGTAGGGATAATTTGATCCTAAGTGGACCAAATTCAAGGTGTTGCCTGCTTTTGTGGTTGCAGAGATGTAAACAGTATGTATTGGAGATAAGGCTCTAAAAAAGTGTTGAGGCTGTTTAAAACATCTTTACATTGGAAGTTTGGAAAATTTGACTTTCTGATGGCCTTTGATTTAATTTTGGTTTTTGCAGTGgatgtaaacaaatacaattgaCAAATGTCTTGAGCTACATACTATATCCAGTGAATTAGCAGGAATTGGTGAAAGTCTGACTAGAGAGCTGATCCTAAAAAAGATGTCTCCGTATCTATATTTATACGGACCGACGTATAAGACTATATCACATTGCTATAGTAAATTGACAGTACAGGATGAAGGTTAATGCTGCTTTCACATGTTGCACACTGCAGATAAGACATGTACACACAAGGgacattttctgtttgtgttttaatgttatattgtTTCCCAAGCCTacagctgttgaaaaaaaattacaactttATAACATCTTGCCATCATTTGCTTGCGGGATAGTCGATGCGCTTGGCTGTTCTGTCATACTGCACATTTTTGGAAATGTTAATGATTGGGTTACCGTGGCCCTTTCTCTGTCTCGGATCAGGTCATTGCAAGCAGATTTGGGGAGTCATGATGTAAAACCCTCTGGGTGTCTTTAATGCAGTCCGACAGCTTAAGTGCTTGCAGGAAAGCAGCATAAGACCATCTGCTGGTCCTTAGCAGTGTGTGACAACAGACTGGTCAGTCTTGTGGGGTCAGGTCAACGATGAACCCTGGAGTTTGGAAGCCAGAGGTATTGGAACCAGGTAATGCCGTTCTGTGTCGATGTGAATAACGTTTTTCTAATGAATCAGTGCGCATGGATCGGCAGCTGGCTTACTGTTTTAATTCTCGTTTACGCAGGACCGTGCTTCAAAGCAAGAACTTAGAAAACACAAGAACTGCACCAAGTAAAAGTATGACATTTTGCAATAATCTGCAGTGCCGTAACTACCTTCTTTGGCTGGGAAGAATATTTTCTAATCTATTTACAGATGTAACCAATACGAAAGGTTTTCGGTTAGACCTGAGTGTTCCAAGAAAGCTGATTTATAAtaagtgtttcagtgctgttaaatgaGCCATGCCTCATGCTGTCCCGGGCAGCTGAGTAATGATGTTATATCATGATTGGTTGATGCAGGATCTGGAATATAATGGTGTTCTCATTGCTAAACTCGGCTCACATTTATACCATTCTGTAGGATTTACTGAGCAGCCTAAATCCTCGGCTCTTGGATGTtctgactttttgttttttgttttttttcccccaaaagtgTTTAACGTTAAGGATGGCaaattattctgttttaaatatgtacagtaccgCAACCCCTAGTGCAAATCAAACCATGCTTTGTTTCCAATGCATTGTGCAGCATCTGTTTCTTTGCAGTGAATAGcagtaaaagttattttattccCCTGTGAGTGATGCACACTGTCAAATCGCAGATCAGTGAAGCAACAAGTTACATTATGTAAGGcttgttttaaatcttaataTACTTGTTTCTCCATAGGTTACCTGCATGCCAGCCCTGAGGAGATCCCAACCCTGTGTGAGAATGAGATTGGTGGACGTCTGTAGCGGCTCCGAGATCTGAAGGAGGCACCCTCCTTGAGCAGCCCCGAGGACACCATGCTCCCGTGGAACCAGTGATGGATCCGGACATCTTCTCCCATATCCGGCTGTGGTGCCCCCGGCCTTTTGGGACCAGTGGAGTTGGTGGCTCTCTGCTGAAAACAGCCAGCGACCTTGTATGCCGGGGGCCTcaaggggaggagggggaggaggagcccACCTTGGAGAACACTCCCCCAgtcactcccccctccctctcctccaatgGGAACCAGGTTGAGGATGGCCGTGTGCTGCTGGACACCTGGTACGTCATCAAGCCTGGGAACACCAAGGAAAAAATTGCTTTCTTTGTGGCCCACCAGTGCAACGGGCTGGGCTTGACCCGACCCAACACCATGAAGGTCAAAGGGAACTGGAGCACCGACTGCTCCAAGGCTAAGCGCCGCCGCTGCTCCTCCTACGACCCAAGCAAGTCCAGAGCCAATAGCTCTGAGCTGGAGAAGGAGCCCGGGGAACGCCTGGACGAGGGGGACTGTCTGGAGACAGAGCTCAGCGAGACAGAACTGCTGTCTGTGGCAGAGATGGTGGCCCTGGTGGAACAGCGTACCGCCATGGCCATGCAGGAGGTCATTGGACAGGTGCCTTCCCAGAGCCTGAGCACAGTTAGGAGCCTCTCTAGCACCACCACCAGTACCCAGGACTCGGAGGTGTTCCTCTCAGAAGAGGAGACACCTGCCCCAGATGCTGATCCCCCTTCCTCTCTCCAACTTCCCCCAGCAGAGAGAGAGCCACCTGATTCCAGGCGTGTAGCAGAGGCCGTTGCCCACTTTGAGTCTCAGCAACAGCAGCTAGAGAGTGCCCTCCTGAGACGCAATGGGGTGTCGCAGGAGAAGACTGGAGGTGGGGTGGGGGCGAGCAGGGGGACTGGAGGAAATGGCAGtggtggaggagggggaggaaggGAGGTTAGGATCGCCTTCCGTGTCTCAAGCATGGACCCTTGCTGTCAGGCTGAAACAGGTAGCTCTGGGCGTACCAACTGCATGTTTTTGAGCTGTGGTGGGGGAAGCCCGACAGGGGGTGCCAGGGCCAAAGAGAAGATCACCTGTGACCTTTACCAGCTGGTGAGCCCTTCCTCTCGCGACCCCCTGCCTCCCAGCAACATGGATATCCTGCTGGCTGCCACCGCCTCCCCCAAGGGGACTGGGGAATCCAGAGGAGAGGGACCTCAAGAGCACCAGATCCCACCCATAAGTTCAGACTCTACCCCTGACGGCGAGGCTGGGGAGAAGGGTGGCGAGAGATTGCGGGAGTGTGTGTCCGGTTTTCACGTAGAAGTGGTGGTGACTGGCGCAGTGGACCAGTGTGTCTTCTATGGGAAGGACAGCACCGAGAATGTGAAGGAGGAGACTGTCCGTTTCACAGTAGGATCCCCGGCCCCAGATTCTTTGCCTTGTCCGGGGTGCGAGGAAAACCCTCCCCCTCCGGGACAGCTCTTCTTTTACCACACCCAAACTGAACTGCCTGATGAGGACAGCAAGCAGCTGGAGATGCAGAACTCCCTTGACTGCACTAACAATAACCGCAGCAGTGCCGGCGGTGAGCGGTTGGACTCCAGTGATTCACCCACGGGTCAGGATCCGGATTCCTCGGACTCTTCCCTGTGCCGGCTCTACCGCCACATCTCCCACGACTTCTTGGAGATTCGCTTCAAGATCCAGAGGCTGCTGGAGCCCCGGCAGTACATGCTTCTCATGCCCGACCACATCATGGTGAACATCTTTAGCTATCTCCCCACGCGTTCACTTGCTGCCCTCAAGTGCACCTGCCACTACTTTAAGGCCCTCATAGAGACCTACGGCATTCGTGCGACAGACTCTCTCTGGAACAAAGACCCACTGTACCGAGACGACCCCTGCAAACAGTGCAAGAAGCACAACGAGAAGGGGGACGTGTCGCTGTGCCGCTGGCACCCCAAACCTTACCACCACGACCTGCCTTACGGACGCTCCTACTGGATGTGCTGCCGACGCACCGACAAGGACACGCCAGGCTGCCGCGTCGGCCTCCATGACAACAACTGGGTGCAGCCCTGTGAACTGGTGCAGAGCCGTGCTAAGAGGGAGGATGGGAGGTGAAATTTGAAAGGTCCCAGTGGAGGAATTGAGACTGTTTTCCATGACGGGAGTTTGGAGGATGGCTACATGCTTGCTGAAAGGGTCCAGTTTAACAACACTTTGTAATCTCTTTGGTTTGTGAGtgctgcaagtgtgtgtgtgtgttgttttgtttttttctttctcctttctctTTCCAAGTACAGATTTATggctgaaactttttttttttgttttttttttcaaagtccttCTCAAACAGGAGAGCTGCCACCTGACTACAAGATTTCCTTTCTCCTTTCCACCCTCCTTTTGCCCAGTAAAACACCTCCTAAGATATAGATCCTGCAAGTAGGCATAGCCAGAAGATTCAAAATTGGTGATTTACAAAACCAGGGCTGTCTCTATCCNNNNNNNNNNNNNNNNNNNNNNNNNNNNNNNNNNNNNNNNNNNNNNNNNNNNNNNNNNNNNNNNNNNNNNNNNNNNNNNNNNNNNNNNNNNNNNNNNNNNNNNNNNNNNNNNNNNNNNNNNNNNNNNNNNNNNNNNNNNNNNNNNNNNNNNNNNNNNNNNNNNNNNNNNNNNNNNNNNNNNNNNNNNNNNNNNNNNNNNNNNNNNNNNNNNNNNNNNNNNNNNNNNNNNNNNNNNNNNNNNNNNNNNNNNNNNNNNNNNNNNNNNNNNNNNNNNNNNNNNNNNNNNNNNNNNNNNNNNNNNNNNNNNNNNNNNNNNNNNNNNNNNNNNNNNNNNNNNNNNNNNNNNNNNNNNNNNNNNNNNNNNNNNNNNNNNNNNNNNNNNNNNNNNNNNNNNNNNNNNNNNNNNNNNNNNNNNNNNNNNNNNNNNNNNNNNNNNNNNNNNNNNNNNNNNNNNNNNNNNNNNNNNNNNNNNNNNNNNNNNNNNNNNNNNNNNNNNNNNNATCAGCAGCCTGTATATGTAATTGACAAGCACTCATACGAGGAGAGCTGATTAAACAGTCCTTACCTGAATTAACCAGCTTGCTAAACTCCAAAGAGTTCAGTCTGTTATCCTGAAACAAAAAGAGACAGAAATAAAACTCAGAAAACCATTCAAGGCAATGCCCGGCATTAACTCACATACTGTTCAtgcagggagacagacagatataatgacagacagacagacagacagacaggtcgagatgcaggcagacagacagagcctcacCATGCTGGCGTGCTGGTGGAAGTGCTTCTCCACAGTGCTCCTGGTGTCAGGGGGAGAGGGATCAGCCATCACCTGGGGGCGAGGAAGGAGCGATTCACACAGGGCACAGACTGCAACACACACTCTGCATAACCACACTGCAAAACAGTCATCCAGCCAGGCAGCAACCCTGGAGACTCACATCAAACAAACGCCGAAGCTTCCTCTGTACTTTAAAGCAATCCATAGACTAGAAATGCTTTTTATCTTTAATAAAGCACTCAACAGGGCTGGATTTAGACGTTGATACAGATGTCGAAATGGTTCTCATTggatttaagtttattttagtatctcTAAGATATTTTAATGAAGCAGCTGTTTTAAATTGAAGCATATAGTTACTTCtcatgtggaaggcagtgggtttgagtagctcagtggttagagtgctgggctgcagtgtggaagggttTGAATTGCTTTATCCTATctagaaataaacacacatttggcTTACCTTGGAGTATGTGGAAGAACACAGAAGATCACCTTGCCTCctagtaaagaaaagaaaaccacaaaATGAACACATTCACACCAACACAAACAGCAGCTGTTCTACCTTCTTCAGACAGCAGGGGGCAATATTACACAATTCAATTGGGTAACgtataataaaatacaccatCACTCTAATAAAGCATTCACTCTGTCAGAACTAAACAGGTTTACAAAAAGACAACCATAGCGATTGTGAAACTATTTTATTAGTTTTAGTTCCACGCTTTTTGCAAAGTCACTGAGTGCTGAGAGAGTTATATTTATCTTCTGttgaaataaatcaaatttttATAGCACTGTCTCTGTGGAATTTGGATTCAggtatttatcattattattattattattattattattattattattattattattatttagtggcaaatgttttatatcattaaaataaaggaCTGGATTTTAGCTCAGTTCGTAGACTTCCAGTAGGATCAGAATTACTGAATCTACAGTTCTATAGGAAaccctgtatatattatatatgtagaTGTATAATAGggttataatatatgttttttggtATCTGTGTA
The sequence above is drawn from the Polyodon spathula isolate WHYD16114869_AA chromosome 35, ASM1765450v1, whole genome shotgun sequence genome and encodes:
- the LOC121303898 gene encoding F-box only protein 46-like codes for the protein MDPDIFSHIRLWCPRPFGTSGVGGSLLKTASDLVCRGPQGEEGEEEPTLENTPPVTPPSLSSNGNQVEDGRVLLDTWYVIKPGNTKEKIAFFVAHQCNGLGLTRPNTMKVKGNWSTDCSKAKRRRCSSYDPSKSRANSSELEKEPGERLDEGDCLETELSETELLSVAEMVALVEQRTAMAMQEVIGQVPSQSLSTVRSLSSTTTSTQDSEVFLSEEETPAPDADPPSSLQLPPAEREPPDSRRVAEAVAHFESQQQQLESALLRRNGVSQEKTGGGVGASRGTGGNGSGGGGGGREVRIAFRVSSMDPCCQAETGSSGRTNCMFLSCGGGSPTGGARAKEKITCDLYQLVSPSSRDPLPPSNMDILLAATASPKGTGESRGEGPQEHQIPPISSDSTPDGEAGEKGGERLRECVSGFHVEVVVTGAVDQCVFYGKDSTENVKEETVRFTVGSPAPDSLPCPGCEENPPPPGQLFFYHTQTELPDEDSKQLEMQNSLDCTNNNRSSAGGERLDSSDSPTGQDPDSSDSSLCRLYRHISHDFLEIRFKIQRLLEPRQYMLLMPDHIMVNIFSYLPTRSLAALKCTCHYFKALIETYGIRATDSLWNKDPLYRDDPCKQCKKHNEKGDVSLCRWHPKPYHHDLPYGRSYWMCCRRTDKDTPGCRVGLHDNNWVQPCELVQSRAKREDGR